Genomic window (Chelmon rostratus isolate fCheRos1 chromosome 15, fCheRos1.pri, whole genome shotgun sequence):
ACATGGCTGAAGGGGTTTATGGACACCAAAAATGAACAAGTCAAAACAAAGCTTTCTCCGTTTCCAGAGGAATGTGTTGGCTTCAGGAGTCGTCCCTCAGATCTCCCTCATCATGGGTCCCTGTGCAGGAGGAGCTGTCTACTCCCCTGCCCTGACAGACTTCACCTTCATGGTGAAGGTAGGGAGCTGcacaaatacagctgaaatACCGATCCAGATTTGTTTTAGAAATATTAATACAAATCAGCACTTAGTTTGATTTGTGCCACAGCAGATATGcaaaattaaatgtttcagtgtttctaaaGTGTTAACATTCTGCTCATTTTAGCTAACTGTGGGCACAAAAGATGTACTGCAAGTTAATCATGCAGTTATACGTCTTAGATGTATTCTTACACAcctgacatctgtgtgtgtgtctctctgtgtgtgtgtgtgtataggacACATCATACCTGTTCATCACAGGACCTGATGTTGTGAAGTCTGTCACCAACGAAGACGTAACTCAAGAGGAGCTCGGCGGAGCCAAAACTCACACCACCGTGTCTGGTTAGTTTGAGTCTAAATGCTTTTTATTACTCCTGATtacttgttttccttctctgagCAGTTTTTGTTGAATCCACTTCCAAAATCAATCTGTGGGTGCTGCCATGTAAATGTTCAGCTGTAGTCATCGGCTCTCCTTACCAGCATCTTGCCTTTGGCTCTTTCACGTCCCGCTTGCCACATTTCTAAAACTTTGAGTGTGTGAAAGATGACAAACTGTTCCGGTCACATCAACATATAAATTGGGCAATAACTCAAAGAAACTCCAGTTGAAAAAGTGTCTAATTTCTTGTTCTCAGGAGTGGCTCATCATGCATTTGAGAATGACATCGAGGCCTTGCTCAATATGCGAGAGTTCTTCAACTTCCTGCCGCTAAGCAATCAGGATCCCGCACCTATCAGGGAGTGCCACGACCCCAGGTAACCAATCAGCTTTACCTGCACTTTACAGAACAACCCATCACCTATTATTTTTATTGGGAGAGTATCTGTTTTTACTTCAACTCATGTCTGATATTTCGTTCTCTTCTCAGCGATCGTCTGGTATCGTCATTGGACACCATCGTCCCGTTTGAGTCTACTAAAGCCTACGACATGCTGGACATCGTTCACACAGTAtgttcacaaacacagatgcacacacactctaatATGTGCAACTTCGTCATTTAATTTCCTAACGGAGTaaagctttcttttcttcatctcttcagATAGTGGATGACAGGGACTTCTTTGAAATCATGCCCAACTACGCCAAAAACATTGTGGTGGGATTTGCTCGCATGAACGGACGCACTGTTGGCATTGTGGGTAACCAGCCCAAAGTGGCCTCTGGTAAGTAAAATAACTGAATGATGAAAAAGAGGCAGGGCAGTCAGAAGGGCTAAAATGTTAGTCTTAATATAAATAGAGTCATTTTCgttttttaaattgtatatGCAAACAAACCAAGCTCCAAACAAAGATGGCACGGTGGGAGAAAATAACTTGAGATCAAAGGAACCGTTCATTGATTATTAATCTCCTCTGGTGTGTTTTAGTCTTGTTGGTAAATCCTCTACTTTTGTCTCATTGATCAGGTTGTTTGGACATCAACTCCTCAGTGAAGGGGGCCCGCTTTGTACGCTTCTGTGATGCTTTCAATATTCCCATCATCACCTTTGTGGATGTTCCGGGCTTCCTGCCAGGTATTCTTTGAACATCCCACTGATGCAGTAATTCATACCTTAGTCACGTTAGGATGTTTAGCTGTGATCCCCAAGTGAATCTACCTTCTGCCATGAATAATACAGTTAGCAGAATGTTTTTGTCTACCTTTTGAGTCTTGTTTACAGCTGGAACAATCCACATGCCCAAAAAGCTGGAATATTGAGCTGCCAGCTCagggaaaagaaataaaaagctcACAGTTATAGTAAATATATACTACAGTAGTGACCTTTCACTGGCTAACCTGGGCACATAATGACCTATAAACACAAGCCAAAAACTGGattaatgtacatttattttcctgcatTAACATGTAGCTACTGTCGCATCTGTCATTGCACATCACACCCATTATTTCTAAGTGCTGTGATGGTTGTCCACAGGTACCGCTCAGGAGTACGGGGGCATCATCCGACATGGAGCCAAACTGCTGTATGCATTTGCAGAGGCCACCGTCCCGAAAATCACCGTCATCACCAGAAAGGTGTGtatgaacaaaaagaaaggagatAGATGTGCATAGTGACGGGGATGCAAGATTAAGGTTAGATTtatttgtgattaaaaatgtgattaaacTTATGGAACTAGTGGAAGTTCAGCCTCAACTTGAGGCTAAACTGGGACCAGTGTAAATGTTAAGTTCCTGCTTACCTTGATTGTGTGTTGGAGgtttaacaaacacctgcagctcttcactaTATAAAACTAATCCACTCATCAAAGTGTCACAAAAATGTTCATATGTAGATTTAGAACTTCAAAACTAAGTTAAAACCTGATGTTAGAATAAACCAAACTCAGTGTTGGTGTCAGTGTCAatctcaacacttcctgcagttgcttcacagtaaaagccatCATACTATAAATCTCTGCACTGGTAGACGTCcactgtgaagcagctgcactCAGTGCTGAGCTTGCGTCAAAAGAAGTATTGTATATCAGTCATCATGCGTTAACCTCCACTTGAAGTACTCTTGTTGTAAACTGTGTTCATAGATAAAAGACATGTGACTCagagtgcttgtgtgtgtgtgttccaggcTTATGGAGGAGCCTACGACGTGATGAGCTCCAAACACTTGAGGGGAGATGTGAACTACGCCTGGCCCTCAGCTGAGGTCGCCGTCATGGGTGCCAAGGTACAAATACaccatttattttcagtttctctctctttcgaTGTGATGTTGCGTACaatctgcttcttttcttccGTCCTCAGGGTGCTGTGCAGATTAtcttcagaggaaaggagaacCAGGCTGAGGCAGAGGCCGAATACGTGGAGAAGTTCGCCAACCCCTtcccagctgctgtcagaggtgAGCTTTCTCACTTCTTCATGGCTCTCTAAGCATCTGCCGCTCTCGTCCACACGCGGCTTAAATTCAGACACAAATCATAACAGCATCAATGCATTCGACACTTTCTCACCGgccaaatgtgtatttttaggtTTTGTGGACGACATCATCGAGCCGTCGACCACTCGCAAGAGGATCTGCAGAGATCTGGAGGTGCTGGCCAGCAAGAAGCAGGTCAACCCCTGGAAGAAACACGCCAACATTCCTCTGTGAAACGCGCCCAAGCCGTTTCCACATTAACGCAATCTGAAGGCTCTCGCTGTGGGATTTTCCTGATACTGACGTCACATTCAGATGAACGGTACACTGTGGCGACAACTTGCCTGCCAAGCGGGCGTTTGTGGTCATATTTAACTGTCATTTACCACTCCGCTGAAAGCACCACATAAAGATACACTCCCTGATTTTGGAAGTGTTCAATAGCAAATTTCCTTCCAGCTCTCTGCTtatgttttaaattataaaCTATTTTAAAACTGTGGAGCTGTGGAGAGAGTTTTGGGAACGATCAGTGCTCTGTAAACAAAATCAGCATGTGTATCTTTACATCTTCACCACTGATACACCGTATGTTAACAGGAAAATCctacacacattttacattacCTGAACAGTACACTACAGCCGTCACACACATTTAAGGTCGTCATGTCAGTAGTGGCCATATTGGTGACTATTGTTGGTATGATTTGACCAGAATATTTGAGAACAAGAGTGTATCTGAAAGGGCAG
Coding sequences:
- the pccb gene encoding propionyl-CoA carboxylase beta chain, mitochondrial; translated protein: MMAALSVARSSCGLINGLRASFRSLAPVKHGAVAAAVPQTNLLRDCRWYCVSHLSVKERIDKKRKAALVGGGQKRIDAQHKRGKLTARERLELLLDPESFVESDMFVEHRCSDFGMEQDRNKFPGDSVVTGRGRINGRLVYVFSQDFTVFGGSLSGAHAQKICKIMDQAMTVGAPVIGLNDSGGARIQEGVESLAGYADIFLRNVLASGVVPQISLIMGPCAGGAVYSPALTDFTFMVKDTSYLFITGPDVVKSVTNEDVTQEELGGAKTHTTVSGVAHHAFENDIEALLNMREFFNFLPLSNQDPAPIRECHDPSDRLVSSLDTIVPFESTKAYDMLDIVHTIVDDRDFFEIMPNYAKNIVVGFARMNGRTVGIVGNQPKVASGCLDINSSVKGARFVRFCDAFNIPIITFVDVPGFLPGTAQEYGGIIRHGAKLLYAFAEATVPKITVITRKAYGGAYDVMSSKHLRGDVNYAWPSAEVAVMGAKGAVQIIFRGKENQAEAEAEYVEKFANPFPAAVRGFVDDIIEPSTTRKRICRDLEVLASKKQVNPWKKHANIPL